Proteins co-encoded in one Quercus robur chromosome 8, dhQueRobu3.1, whole genome shotgun sequence genomic window:
- the LOC126696054 gene encoding uncharacterized protein LOC126696054, whose amino-acid sequence MRVLVEFANGSHIDYYRHFSPNMALVGEGSWDESKNQLCIVACRFMDMAQSFSDAHLGDCSTMLSLRFPAVWSIRGVNSIVGQLWSERSVNESGYFDNIMFQSGSNHMQGGAAVSSVKYEYSKIEIARKSCSNPSKTKGKVYPDAFSNEMRIDMSVKNSKGEVGWGNSVPISVGNQLHQYSSYMEPEEPANFNSSGPVNTSYHIGLTTYSSNSTNSPFNTSLKLQESFEILAEGLYDAETGILCMVGCRTHSNDYLDCEILVNFEFPSTNKRNSGPIKGTIQSTREKFDNLYFEVLNLTANAYYRDQTSIPRMDAEIIMVLISTTLSCVFVGLQLFHVKRHSHVLPFTSLVMLSILTLGYMIPLVLNFEALFLGNYSKQRILLNSGGWIEAKEVIVRMVGMVVFLFQFRLLHRTWSARRGVGNQKALWVAEKRVLFVVLPLCAAGALVAVIANWVNNENTLRTNARSYWRDLKSFASLVLDGFLLPQILLNLFLNTRERALSCAFYMGNTIVRLLPHTYDLYRAHNYFHQYDGSYIYANPGADFYSTAWDVVIPLGGLVFALIIFLQQRFGGRFILPRRFRELEGYEKVPVVIFLVIEFMALSIPVLADVISIWWCFVSYIYKDQIQYDN is encoded by the exons ATGCGAGTCCTGGTGGAGTTTGCTAACGGGAGCCATATTGATTATTACCGGCATTTCAGTCCCAACATGGCTCTGGTTGGGGAAGGATCATGGGATGAGAGCAAGAATCAGCTCTGTATTGTTGCTTGCCGATTTATGGACATGGCTCAATCTTTTTCTGATGCTCATCTTGGTGATTGTTCAACCATGTTGAGCTTGAGGTTCCCTGCAGTCTGGTCAATCAGAGGTGTTAATAGCATTGTGGGACAACTTTGGAGCGAAAGGTCTGTGAATGAATCCGGTTATTTCGATAATATCATGTTTCAAAGTGGTAGCAATCATATGCAAGGCGGTGCCGCTGTGTCTAGTGTGAAGTATGAGTATTCCAAGATTGAGATAGCGAGGAAGTCATGCTCAAATCCTTCTAAAACCAAAGGGAAAGTATACCCAGATGCGTTTTCTAATGAAATGAGAATCGACATGtcagtgaaaaattcaaaaggagAAGTTGGTTGGGGTAACTCTGTTCCAATCTCTGTTGGTAATCAGCTCCATCAGTACTCAAGCTATATGGAGCCTGAAGAGCCAGCGAATTTCAACAGCAGTGGTCCAGTCAATACCAGCTACCACATAGGCCTCACAACGTACTCGAGTAACTCGACGAACTCTCCATTCAACACATCTTTAAAATTGCAAGAGAGCTTTGAGATCTTAGCTGAAGGGTTGTATGATGCTGAAACAGGAATCTTGTGTATGGTAGGGTGCAGAACTCACTCAAATGATTATTTGGATTGTGAGATTCTTGTCAATTTTGAGTTCCcttcaacaaataaaagaaattcaGGTCCTATCAAGGGAACCATTCAAAGCACACGGgaaaaatttgataatctttACTTTGAAGTTTTAAACTTGACTGCAAATGCTTATTACAGGGATCAAACCTCCATTCCGAGGATGGATGCAGAAATCATTATGGTACTTATCTCCACAACACTTTCATGTGTTTTTGTGGGACTCCAACTCTTTCATGTCAAAAGGCACTCTCATGTGCTTCCCTTCACCTCACTTGTCATGCTGTCCATTCTCACTTTGGGTTACATGATACCTCTTGTTCTCAACTTTGAAGCCTTGTTCCTGGGAAATTATAGTAAGCAAAGAATATTGCTTAACAGTGGTGGATGGATTGAAGCAAAGGAGGTAATTGTAAGGATGGTTGGAATGGTAGTTTTCTTGTTTCAATTCCGTCTTCTGCATAGAACATGGTCCGCAAGAAGGGGTGTAGGAAATCAGAAGGCTTTGTGGGTTGCTGAGAAGAGGGTTCTCTTTGTGGTTTTACCATTATGTGCAGCTGGGGCTTTAGTAGCTGTGATAGCCAACTGGGTGAATAATGAAAATACCTTAAGAACCAATGCACGTTCTTATTGGCGTGATTTAAAATCTTTTGCTAGTTTGGTCTTGGATGGGTTTCTTTTGCCTCAAATACTGCTCAACCTGTTTTTGAACACCAGAGAGAGAGCTCTCTCTTGTGCATTCTACATGGGGAACACTATAGTCAGATTACTACCTCATACATATGATCTTTACAGGGCTCACAATTATTTCCACCAGTATGATGGGTCATACATATATGCAAATCCTGGTGCAGATTTTTATTCCACTGCTTGGGATGTGGTTATCCCTCTTGGGGGTTTGGTTTTTGCATTGATCATTTTCTTGCAGCAGCGGTTTGGTGGTCGGTTCATCCTTCCTCGGAGGTTTAGAGAGTTGGAAGGGTATGAAAAGGTGCCTGTG GTTATCTTCCTTGTAATTGAGTTTATGGCTCTGTCAATACCTGTCCTAGCTGATGTTATCTCTATTTGGTGGTGCTTTGTTTCATATATCTATAAGGATCAGATTCAGTATGACAATTAA